One window from the genome of Actinoplanes teichomyceticus ATCC 31121 encodes:
- a CDS encoding glycosyltransferase 87 family protein, with protein MRNAGGTDIAIDDTVRRRPRTARRIATCAALALSAILFYAWYGNRHDYFDLHIYYDAMTWWADGHELYDYARPDEIQGALYFTYTPFAALLMLPMAAVPFPVVAVALTAVTVALLVWTTYRIHRDARPAAGRAASWWLTGAAVPLLLVIEPIRENLTLGQINILLVAMVLFDFCHAVPRGRAYAGIGIGIAAAIKLVPAIFIVYLAVTRRWRPFAVSAATAAGATGLAAAVAPGESWFYWTTAFWDTSRVGHTFYTANQSINGLLSRVTAPEPPSRLLWAALAATVAVIGLRRAVRAHRGGHDLLGVTLVGLTAGLVSPITWPHHVYWFVPALILLAEHAHAVAGWRRRLLRGGLVASYGVLFWGVVSFVTWGSREAEPATEPRDFLLRNSLVLGSFLLLVSLPVPAARPAAGDRSPAPDRTPRSPAR; from the coding sequence GTGCGCAACGCAGGGGGAACGGACATCGCCATCGACGACACGGTCCGGAGACGTCCGCGGACGGCCCGGCGCATCGCCACGTGTGCCGCCCTGGCGCTCTCCGCGATCCTCTTCTACGCCTGGTACGGCAACCGGCACGACTATTTCGACCTGCACATCTACTACGACGCGATGACCTGGTGGGCGGACGGTCACGAGCTGTACGACTACGCCCGGCCGGACGAGATCCAGGGCGCCCTCTACTTCACCTACACGCCCTTCGCCGCCCTGCTCATGCTGCCGATGGCGGCGGTCCCCTTCCCGGTGGTGGCGGTCGCCCTCACCGCGGTGACCGTCGCCCTGCTGGTCTGGACGACCTACCGGATCCACCGGGACGCGCGGCCGGCGGCGGGGCGGGCGGCCTCCTGGTGGCTCACCGGCGCGGCGGTTCCCCTGCTGCTGGTCATCGAGCCGATCCGGGAGAACCTGACGCTCGGGCAGATCAACATCCTCCTGGTCGCGATGGTGCTGTTCGACTTCTGCCACGCCGTTCCCCGGGGGCGCGCGTACGCCGGCATCGGCATCGGCATCGCGGCGGCGATCAAGCTGGTCCCGGCGATCTTCATCGTCTACCTGGCGGTCACCCGCCGCTGGCGGCCCTTCGCCGTCTCCGCGGCGACGGCCGCGGGCGCGACCGGACTGGCCGCGGCCGTGGCCCCCGGGGAGTCCTGGTTCTACTGGACCACCGCGTTCTGGGACACCAGCCGGGTCGGCCACACCTTCTACACCGCGAACCAGTCCATCAACGGTCTGCTCAGCCGGGTCACCGCGCCGGAGCCGCCCAGCCGGCTCCTCTGGGCGGCGCTGGCCGCGACGGTGGCGGTGATCGGCCTGCGCCGCGCCGTCCGGGCCCACCGTGGCGGGCACGACCTGCTCGGGGTCACCCTGGTCGGGCTGACCGCCGGGTTGGTCAGCCCGATCACCTGGCCACACCACGTCTACTGGTTCGTCCCGGCGCTGATCCTGCTGGCCGAGCACGCGCACGCGGTCGCCGGGTGGCGCCGGAGGCTGCTCCGGGGCGGCCTGGTGGCCTCGTACGGCGTGCTGTTCTGGGGCGTGGTCTCGTTCGTCACCTGGGGCAGTCGGGAGGCCGAACCGGCCACCGAGCCGCGCGACTTCCTGCTGCGCAACAGTCTCGTGCTGGGTTCGTTCCTGCTGCTGGTGAGCCTGCCCGTGCCGGCCGCGCGGCCGGCCGCCGGCGACCGCTCCCCGGCGCCGGACCGGACACCGCGGTCACCGGCCCGCTGA